The following DNA comes from Solanum stenotomum isolate F172 chromosome 11, ASM1918654v1, whole genome shotgun sequence.
TGTACTCTAAATGATGCCTACAAAGTACCATAGCCATATCAGTCCTTCTTGACATGGGTATGTCGGCAATACAGGGAGACCATGTAACAAAGATGAATCTAGATCTCGTACTAATCCTTTGCATTTCTACATTTTGTTTGAGATATTATGGTTTGTGAGTTCTATATTTATGCAGCCTTATGCAGGAGCCTTTTTGCTCTGTCCCCCTTGTATGGATAATTCAACAAGATACTCTTGCAAGTCGCCTTCGTCTCTATGAAAACATGGGCTGGGAAAATCTTATTTCTCATTGGAGAGATTCTTTTCGTAGGGCTGATGTTATTGTATTTCCGGATTACTCTTTGCCGGTATATACAATATTCTTCTCTGTTTCTCGTTCtgattttatattttcagaattttttggtttatttCAAGTCCTCATCAAGCTTATCATGTACTCAACCCTGGCATTTCTCCTGTTATAGATGCTATATAGTGGACTTGACACTGGAAACTTCTTTGTGATccccggatcaccaaaagacaATTGGGCTGCTGGCAGTTATAGTAGGAGACATTCAAAATCTCAATCAAGGGAGAAATATGGTTTTGGCAAAGATGATCTCTTGGTTTTAGTTTTTGGAAGTTCCATTCTCTACAATGAGCTGTCCTGGGATTATGCGTTGTCCATTCGTCATATAGAACCTTTGCTACTCAAATTTGCTGGAAGTGATGTTGAAGAGAGACTGAAGTTCGTTTTCATGTCAGGAAATTCCAGTGATGGGTATAATGATGCATTGCAGGTAGAATTCTTGAATGATGTAATAGTAATATAGATAATTCATAATTTCTGCTTCCTATTTTACTCCTTATTCTGTCCTTGTAATTGATGGCTTGTCTTTGCCTTCCTCTGCTTCGCTAGTGTTTCATCTCAATCTTAAAAGAAGTTTTGTTGTTTAAATTGGAAAAAGGATAAatcttttttgatatatttatgcATAACAACTGAAACTCATTTAGACAAGGAAGTTCTGAATCATTTTCTCTTGATTTTATACTTTAAAGGGCTTTGTTGTCTTAGTTACCTACCTAAACTTTTCACCCTTCTGTCATCCATCATgtgttttccattttttattgtCTTCACTCCTTGCTAGTGCTTTACTGTGTTATTTGTTAGGTTGAGATGAACGTTCAAATGATATTGAATAATTCTTCACAGCATTTTGCAGCAGCAGTAACATGTGGTTTACTTACAATTATCTAtgcaataaaatttaaaactgcCTCAAAATTTGTAGGATATTGCTACTCGTCTAGGACTTCATGAGGGATCTCTTTCACACCATGATATGAAGGGTGATGTTAACGGTATTACACTGATTGCTGACATTGTCCTCTACTTCTCCCCCCAATATGAGCAAGAATTTCCTCCTATTCTGATACGAGCTATGTCGTTTGGAATACCAATTGTCGCGCCAGACTACCCTGTCATTAAGAAATATGTAAGTCGATCAAGTGTTGTGGCAACCTTTTTAACCTGAAAAGTAGAATACTAATTTGTATTTCCTGGAATAACTTTCTGTATTCAGGTTGTTGATGAAGTACATGGAATCATCTTCTCTCAACACAATTCAAATGAATTGGTGCAAGATTTCTCACTACTTATATCTGATGGAAAACTAACGAGATTTGCTCACACTATTGCATCTTCGGGGAGGCTGCTTTCCAAGAACATGTTTGCAGTGGAATGCATTACAGGGTATGCAAAGCTGCTGGAGAATGTCATAGCTTTTCCATCTGATGTCATACTTCCAGGAGACACCTCTCAGCTTAAGCAGGACTCATGGGAGTGGGGTTATTTCCAAAAGGATTTAGAGGATCCTACGGACATAGAAGATCTTCAAATGAAGGATGTGGATCCAATAAATTCCAGTGTTGTTTATGACCTTGAATTAGAGATGACAGGTTTTGTTCCATTGAATGTATCGAGAGATGATCCGGAGGCTATAAAGGAAGACTTTCCAAGTGATTTTGATTGGGACATCTTAAATGAAATGGAGCGTTCTGAGGAAGTAGATAGACTCGAGTCGGAGGAGGTATGTGAATAACTTTTACTGAAAAGTAGTCTTTCCCTGTCCAATCCAATCCCATAACCAAAACGCAAAAAGaacaagaaggaaaaaagaaataaaaaagatctTTACTAGTCCATGTTTCTATTTTCTTGAATTCCCTTTGATGCAAGATCTGTTGAGCACATTTTCTCTATATGTAGATTGAGGAAAGAATGGAAAAGGACATTGGTAAGTGGGATGATATATATCGTAATGCTCGAAAAGCTGAAAAGCTTCGGTTTGAAACTAatgaaagagatgaaggagaGCTGGAAAGGACTGGGCAACCAATATGCATTTATGAGGTTTATGATGGAACTGGAGCTTGGTCATTTCTGCATCATGGCTCTTTGTACCGTGGATTGAGCCTAGTGAGTTCCTTTTACTTATTCCATATGTTTCAGTTTCATATGGTTTCCTCTCGTTTTTTGGCATCTCTTTGTACAGAAATGAAGTTTTTAAAATACAATGCTATATGCTATACATATTTTCTAATGCAGATTAAGTACATtctcttaaattttatttacttcaTTATGTTACATCTCTCGTTTCTTTGGCTCTAACTATGGCATTTTCCCTTATAGTCAACTAAAGCACGAAGATTGAGATCAGATGATGTTGATGCAGTTGGCCGTCTTACCCTCTTGAATGAGACCTACTACCGGGATATCCTCTGTGAGATGGGTGGCATGTTTTCAATTGCAAACCATTTAGATAATATTCATAGACGACCCTGGATTGGATTCCAGTCATGGCGAGCTACTGGAAGAAAAGTATGTTATTAGTTCCTGATGAATCTTGACGTGTGAATTAGTTCTTCTTGTAATTGTTAAACTTGACATTGGCATATTCACACATTATCTTCTATGTACTCTTTTCTTGTTAACAAGTTTCATATAGGATTCTGTACTTATCAGGTTTCCTTATCTAAAAATGCTGAGCTGGCCCTAGAAGAAACAATACAGGCAAAGGTTAAAGGTGATGTAATATACTATTGGGCACATTTGGATGTGGATGGTGGATTTACAGGAAGCAATGATGCCCTTACCTTCTGGTCAATGTGCGATATATTGAATGGAGGCAACTGTAGGTAAATATTACATTGCGTACAGTGGGATTTGAACATagatttatttcaaaattatgcATTCCTGCCAACATTTTTTCCTTTCCATTTTGGTGGACAGGTTTCTTGTATTTGAACAGTCTAGATCTCTGTTGTAGAAATTTGGATGAATAACATTACTTAGGTTTAacttatattgaaaaaaataataataaattccaaattcaagtTGATTCTATTTCAACTATTCATGTTCTGAAGTCCAAGAAGCTGAAAATGGAGATTTCAGAAATTTGTGTCCTAGAATGTACAATATTAAAAGAAGAGAGCTAAAAAACTGGAAATTTTTCCCTACTCTTCTTAATTAATATCCTCACCTTATGTGCAGAGGGGCGAGTGTAGTTTTGCTGTTAAATGGAGATTGTCCTTTATAAGTTCCTCTCGGCTGGCTCTCATTCTTTAACATTCTTGCAGAAATGCTTTCCAAGACGCATTTCGTATAATGTATGGCCTACCGTCACATATAGAAGCTCTCCCACCCATGCCTGAAGATGGTGGGAAATGGTCAGCCCTACATAGCTGGGTTATGCCAACCTCTTCTTTTCTAGAGTTTGTTATGTTTTCCAGGTAATCTAGGGCAACAAACATACTTATGTGTGGTGTTGTATTACTTGCATAAATTTGGATATTGTAGTTTGAAATATGAATTGTTTATTTGAACCAACATTATTTGAATTTCAGAATATTTGTTGATGCTCTGGATGGTTTGCACGTGAATTCAAGCAATAGGACACATTGTATACTGGCAAATTCAACCATGGAGGTTAGCCTATAGACATAAATTGCATTAGTACTAGTTTACATTTGGTACAAACTTCAAAGTAATGCAGGCTAGAAGGATAAGTTCTTATGTTTTGATTGTTTGTGACCACCAGAAGCAGCACTGTTACTGTCGGGTTTTGGAACTGTTGGTAAATGTCTGGGCCTATCACAGTGCACGGCAGATGGTTTACATTAATCCTCACTCAGGTGCGGTGGAAGAGCAGCACTCAGTTGAGCAGCGAAAAGGATATATGTGGGCAAAGTACTTCAACATGACATTGTTGAAGAGTATGGATGAAGACTTGGCAGAAGCTGCTGATGACAATTACCATCCATATGAAACATGGTTGTGGCCATTAACGGGAGAGATATATTGGCAAGGGATATATGAAAGGGAGAGAGAAGAGAGATACAGGCAAAAAATGGACAAGAAGAGAAAGACGAGAGAGAAACTACAGGACAGAATGAAACACGGATATAAACAAAAGTCACTTGGAGGATAACACATATTGGCTAGGCCTATAAGAGATTTTTGACACCATTTGTAAACACCACTTGGCTCCTAACACAGCAACCAAGCTCATTTTTGCTCTGGGCTAATGGATGCAAGAGAACGACACCAAACAACAAACGAGTGGTTTAATTCTTTCTAACTGCATCAACATACGGAAACTGAGATACTAGACTGACCTAACTACATATATTCATATGGAGAGAGAGTGCATTACTCTTTGGCAAGAGTAAGTAAGTTATCTGTGGCTCACCAGCATTTTTGAAAGCTTTTATAATGGACAATCTTATGCGGGGCTCGTTACAATTCTCTGGTTCTAAGAGGCACATTCTCTAGTGGAGATTCCGTTACTGCAGTATTTGAAATGAGCTTGAGCCTCTGCTGAATATTGTATTCTTTCGACTGTGTATATACATTTTAATACAATAGAGCAAATGCAAAATTAGTTTTACTCTGCTGGAGCAGGAAGGGTAGAGGTTTCAACTTTGACTGTCAAAAATCTCAACCATGAACCTAGGCGGATCTATGAGTACTTGGCACTATAGAGTTGACTATAACGATCTATATGACTGAAGAAAATTTTAGAATGTATACATATAATAAATGGACTCTAGAACATGGATTCGCCTCTCATTAGGTATCACGACTTGATATATTTCTTAGTTATACCACTTGGTTTATTGCTGTTGATTTTGATGATAAATGTTATCTAGTTCAAGATATAAAGACGTGTAGGCATTctactaaaaattaattaacatgtatttattgttaatttcttaaatttgataAATCAAAGCCCATTTAATCACTCTAAAAATTGATCAATTGACCTCTAACTCAACTTAAAATACTCAAAAGAACAGAAAAAACATGTAAACTTAAGTGCCAGGATGGATAATGATCAATATTCAATTCTCGTTTAAGCTCATACCTATCATCAACCcagtaaataaaatatatttaaaacatattgtaataacaataatattaatagtAATATTCGCTTCGTCCATCTTTACTTATCCATATTTGACTTGATACATCCTTTAAGatacaataaataaaaggataatATTACTACATTACTCGTATTTATTATAAGTCATCTAAATATTGGTAAAAGTTACAATATTTAGCAACAAGGGTAAAATCGATATAATAtagtaaattatctcttgattttcaaaactacaacaacatatccaatgtaATCCACACAATGAGGTCTGGAAAGGATAATGTGTACACAAACCTTAGACCCCGACTCAAGACAATTTTGAAtataatggacaagtaaaaataaatcgATAAAGTATTTTATACTTGTCTAAAACCTATCCTCCTCAACTAAtagtttttttactttattttctttaaaaaaaagcccaaaaaataaaaataaattcaaataaaaataataatgagcCTGCTCGCCCTGTATGTGGACCAATAGAAAATGGCGTCTCACTCCTCAGTGTTCACTGTGTAGGGTTTATCACTCTCAAAAGCCCTCATTTTTTTTACTCTCTATTTTCCAGAAACACCCATTACACAGGTATACACAATCTATAATctccatattttattttttcttttacatcTGAAAATTGTTTAGCTATAATTGGAATTCGTTTGCTTATGGAATTGTGGtaatgggttttttttttttttttgctcaatTTTGATTAGTTTTTCCATATCAGAATTCCGAAGATAGAAGAGTAGGAAAAGAGAAAGCTTTTTTGGTGGGGGTTTAGCTTAATGATTGTATGATAATCTTGGTTGTTTAAgtaatttgttttttcatttccaATTAAAAATTGTTGAGTTTAACTGTTCttgttgatattattttttaaattgttggaaatgaaaaaaaaaaaaactggatTTACAGATGGAACAAAAGTATGAACTTATTCTGAAGGGTTCTTTATGTTTGAACTGTTTATATGCTATGGTACATGGATTAGTGTGTGCATATCCCCGAATTTTAGCgagtttttagatatttttgaagGACCCTTGACAACACGTTCGGATTGCATCAACACAAGTGAAAATTCCTGGGAATATTGATTCTTCATGTTGCATTGTGGTGAAATGCGCTcttcgttcatttttacttgttcaatatTGACTTGACTCACCCATTAAGGAGcaataaatagaataatagttttactatatcacttgttgaatataataaattcaatgttttgagaaatgactatagTTAATAATAAGGGTAAAGTAGGAACTAAGtttgaacaagtaaaagtagaCATCTattttagtatagtggacaagtagGAGTTGGTTGAGGGAGTATATTGTTCATCATTTTGTGTCCGTTTTAATCATTTGTCAATTCACTTAGAATTTTTGCTTGGATTGAAAGAGATTGCTTCATTACCATTTCAATATTGAAGATTAACCATGCCCCTATCAACTTGTTTGACAGGGGTAAATCAAGACAAATGAGAAATTCAACTATATGGCCTTTGTGTGTAATAATATGATGGAattagtttttcttcttttcattttatttccaTCGTTTGTAAATTCAGCAGTGGAATTTCAATATTTGATCTTGAAGCTTAACATTTTCTGTTGTTCAGCATTTCAGCTTTACATGAGTAGCTGAAAACTAAACATGCACACAATTAAGGGTGGTTGGGTCGGGCAAACATTTGCCCTTGCTACTTGCAATGACTCTGGTGGCCGGAAGACTAGGATTAGGCGTTCGAAAGAAGAGAGGAAATCTATGGTTGAAACTTTTATAAAGAAGTAAGTGACTTTTTCATTTCTTCCTTGAACCGAGCTTTTATGATAATTTCTGCCAAGTCTGTTTGATTTGGACTGATCTGTTTAGGTTTAGAACATTATGTGTGTTACTTTGTATCATGACATCATCAATTTTAGTAGTATTGACTATTGAACCTAATCTTCTTTTAAATTCTTATGATGCTTCGGTCTAGCTAACGGATCAGCTATATCTGTGTATGAAATTTGCCAAATTCTAAGAGCAGGTTCTTGAAATGATATTTCTATAGGCTATTAtgtaaatatttgatttttttttccatctgCCCTAGttttggtggacagagttacttgGTATgtgttgctggtgggaggtgacaGGTATCCAGTGGGATTAGTTGAGGTACGCGCAAGCTGCCTGGGACACCATGGTTATCAAAAGAAATTTGTAGTTAAAGATTAGCAAATTAGGCATGCACAGTATTCCTGTATGGGTAAATACTCAAATACTGCATAAACTAAAACCGACAGAATAAAACAATctgaaatgaaaaatgaagttaaaaaggTGGGAGGAAAAAGAGGATTTTAGGGGTGGGGGTGGTCAGTGCAGTAGCAAATAGGGGTCGATGAGAGAGCTGGAGGGAAAAAATGGGCAAATGAGTAGAATAACCTCTTTACCCATTTCCCGGTGAAGAAGAATGAGAATATCAAGGGGGTGGATGGGGAGGTGGAGGTGTAGAAAAATACACGAGTAAAATTTCCCTTGTAACTCATGTCCCCTGTGACTCGTGAGATACATGAATCCTGCAAAGAGGAGATCATTATCCTCCAACAATCCTAAGCACATGAAAAAACTTACAATTATTGGATTGTTTATTAACCAGTTTCATAAACGGAAACCTCTTATTGAGTTAGTGTTCCTCTTTTCCTTCATCTAGTGTGTATAAATCTTCAGATGcgaatgcataatcatactctGTTGGGACAGATATCCGCAGGTTTTATCTGCTGCCACTGCATATTCTGATCAGTGATGAGCACAAAGAAGAAAGGTAGAGAGTTTGTGAGTAAATAAGCTAGGTCCACGGTAAAGACATTAAATGTGACTATAGTTTCAATGTTTATGATCATTGTCTCATAGGTTGCTATGTAGGTCATCTCTACCTATGTGAACATCTTCAAAAGGTGCTAAGAAGTTTATTTCGATgatcttaaaattttcaaagaaaaaagaagtaaaaatttCAATCTTCTTTGGAGCACTATATCTTTACTTACCAGCAGTTAGATCGACAGAATGACATCTTATTTGCTCTTGGCTTTAATGGTTGCAGATATCAGAAGTCAAATGATGGGAATTTCCCATCACTTAATTTGACGCACAAGGAAGTTGGTGGCTCTTTCTACACAGTACGAGAACTAGTTCGCGAGATAATTCAGGAAAATAGAGTTCTAGGTCCAGCTAAGTTATCTCCTGAAGAGCAGAACAATATCATTTTTGCAGAAGAATATCCACTAGGATCCATATCAACTGAACCGCAAAGTTTATCTTTGTCTGGTGAGA
Coding sequences within:
- the LOC125844324 gene encoding uncharacterized protein LOC125844324: MTMSRSSGEDNKDKNDNNAISSGGGFHSIRDRFRFKRNSQRPTETVTLPSSSSSPDRQWKTPARSHHHHHHNRSFSRKLIFFCFRGKWLYLCIFMVIFVFALASMVLQSSIMSVFRQNERARWRWSVRDDLKLGSSLVFVQPRRFQLGNGLDLVRNQPRIGVRPPRIALVLGNMRKDPLSLMLSTVVKNLRGLGYMIKIYAVEDGIARSIWEEIGGKVSILTGDRYDLIDWSIFDGVIADSLEDKNAILSLMQEPFCSVPLVWIIQQDTLASRLRLYENMGWENLISHWRDSFRRADVIVFPDYSLPMLYSGLDTGNFFVIPGSPKDNWAAGSYSRRHSKSQSREKYGFGKDDLLVLVFGSSILYNELSWDYALSIRHIEPLLLKFAGSDVEERLKFVFMSGNSSDGYNDALQDIATRLGLHEGSLSHHDMKGDVNGITLIADIVLYFSPQYEQEFPPILIRAMSFGIPIVAPDYPVIKKYVVDEVHGIIFSQHNSNELVQDFSLLISDGKLTRFAHTIASSGRLLSKNMFAVECITGYAKLLENVIAFPSDVILPGDTSQLKQDSWEWGYFQKDLEDPTDIEDLQMKDVDPINSSVVYDLELEMTGFVPLNVSRDDPEAIKEDFPSDFDWDILNEMERSEEVDRLESEEIEERMEKDIGKWDDIYRNARKAEKLRFETNERDEGELERTGQPICIYEVYDGTGAWSFLHHGSLYRGLSLSTKARRLRSDDVDAVGRLTLLNETYYRDILCEMGGMFSIANHLDNIHRRPWIGFQSWRATGRKVSLSKNAELALEETIQAKVKGDVIYYWAHLDVDGGFTGSNDALTFWSMCDILNGGNCRNAFQDAFRIMYGLPSHIEALPPMPEDGGKWSALHSWVMPTSSFLEFVMFSRIFVDALDGLHVNSSNRTHCILANSTMEKQHCYCRVLELLVNVWAYHSARQMVYINPHSGAVEEQHSVEQRKGYMWAKYFNMTLLKSMDEDLAEAADDNYHPYETWLWPLTGEIYWQGIYEREREERYRQKMDKKRKTREKLQDRMKHGYKQKSLGG